From the Serratia nematodiphila DZ0503SBS1 genome, one window contains:
- the aceA gene encoding isocitrate lyase, with product MSTSRSQQIQQLEQEWKSARWEGITRPYSAEDVINLRGSVNPECTLAQNGAAKLWALLNGKARKGYVNCLGALTGGQALQQAKAGVEAIYLSGWQVAADANSAAAMYPDQSLYPVDSVPKVVERINNTFRRADQIQWANQIEPGSKGYTDYFLPIVADAEAGFGGVLNAFELMKAMITAGAAGVHFEDQLAAVKKCGHMGGKVLVPTQEAIQKLVAARLAADVLGVPTLVIARTDADAADLLTSDCDPYDSAFVTGERTAEGFFRTHAGVEQAISRGLAYAPYADMVWCETSTPDLDAAQRFADAIHAKYPGKLLAYNCSPSFNWKKNLDDQTIARFQQALSDMGYKYQFITLAGIHSMWFNMFDLAHAYAQGEGMKHYVEKVQQAEFAAVDRGYTFASHQQEVGTGYFDKVTTIIQGGASSVTALTGSTEEQQF from the coding sequence ATGTCTACCTCTCGCTCTCAACAGATCCAGCAGCTGGAACAGGAATGGAAATCGGCCCGTTGGGAAGGCATCACCCGCCCTTACAGCGCCGAAGACGTGATCAACCTGCGCGGTTCGGTCAACCCGGAATGCACCCTGGCGCAAAACGGCGCCGCCAAACTGTGGGCGTTGCTGAACGGCAAGGCGCGCAAAGGCTACGTGAACTGCCTGGGCGCGCTGACCGGCGGCCAGGCGCTGCAGCAGGCTAAAGCCGGCGTCGAGGCTATCTACCTGTCCGGCTGGCAGGTGGCGGCCGACGCCAACAGCGCGGCGGCCATGTACCCTGACCAGTCGTTGTATCCGGTGGACTCGGTGCCGAAGGTGGTCGAGCGCATCAACAACACCTTCCGCCGCGCCGATCAGATCCAGTGGGCGAACCAGATTGAGCCGGGCAGCAAAGGCTACACCGATTACTTCCTGCCGATCGTCGCCGATGCGGAAGCCGGCTTCGGCGGCGTGCTGAACGCCTTCGAGCTGATGAAAGCGATGATCACCGCCGGCGCCGCCGGGGTGCACTTCGAAGACCAGTTGGCGGCGGTGAAGAAATGCGGTCATATGGGCGGCAAAGTACTGGTGCCGACACAGGAAGCGATCCAGAAGCTGGTCGCCGCTCGCCTGGCGGCCGACGTGCTCGGCGTGCCGACGCTGGTGATCGCCCGTACCGACGCCGATGCGGCCGACCTGCTGACGTCCGATTGCGATCCGTATGACAGCGCCTTCGTCACCGGCGAGCGCACGGCGGAAGGCTTCTTCCGCACCCATGCAGGCGTCGAGCAGGCGATCAGCCGCGGCCTGGCCTATGCCCCTTACGCCGATATGGTGTGGTGCGAAACCTCAACGCCGGATCTGGATGCTGCCCAGCGCTTCGCCGACGCCATTCACGCCAAATACCCGGGCAAGCTGCTGGCCTACAACTGCTCGCCGTCGTTCAACTGGAAGAAGAACCTCGACGATCAGACCATCGCGCGCTTCCAGCAGGCGCTGTCGGACATGGGCTACAAGTATCAGTTCATCACGCTGGCGGGCATCCACAGCATGTGGTTCAACATGTTCGACCTGGCGCACGCCTATGCGCAGGGCGAGGGCATGAAACACTACGTAGAGAAGGTGCAGCAGGCGGAGTTCGCCGCGGTGGATCGCGGTTACACCTTTGCGTCGCACCAGCAGGAGGTGGGCACCGGCTACTTCGACAAGGTCACCACCATCATTCAGGGCGGCGCCTCTTCGGTCACCGCGCTGACCGGTTCGACGGAAGAACAGCAGTTCTGA
- the aceK gene encoding bifunctional isocitrate dehydrogenase kinase/phosphatase, which yields MAAKLELLIAQTILQGFDAQYGRFLEVTAGAQQRFEQADWPAVQQAMKKRIHLYDHHVGLVVEQLKCITGQKYFDADFPSRVKAVYIDLLPDYPRFEIAESFFNSVYCRLFKHRDLTPDKLFVFSSQPERRFRDIPRPLARDFTSNGDLPAMLRSVLSDLPLRLPWEDLTRDIRYITQALQRAFSPQQLAGATFQIANELFYRNKAAWLVGKLRLADGVYPFLLPIHHSESGALFIDACLTGKAEASIVFGFARSYFMVYAPLPAAMVEWLREILPGKTTAELYMAIGCQKHGKTECYREYLTFMAQSQEQFIIAPGVKGMVMLVFTLPSFDRVFKVIKDEFAPQKEVTQAQVMACYQLVKEHDRVGRMADTQEYENFVVDKARLSPELLAELRREVPGKLEDLGDRIVIKHLYMERRMTPLNLYLEQANDQQMRDAIEEYGNAIKQLAAANIFPGDMLFKNFGVTRHGRVVFYDYDEICYMTEVNFRDIPPPRYPEDELASEPWYSIAPNDVFPEEFRHFLCGDRRIRQVFEELHSDLFTAEYWRGLQQRIREGHVEDVFAYRKKQRFSQRSGAALPAATAAM from the coding sequence ATGGCGGCAAAACTGGAGTTGTTGATCGCACAGACGATCCTGCAGGGCTTCGATGCGCAGTATGGCCGCTTTCTGGAGGTGACCGCCGGCGCGCAGCAGCGCTTCGAGCAGGCGGACTGGCCGGCGGTGCAGCAGGCGATGAAAAAGCGCATCCATCTGTATGACCATCACGTCGGCCTGGTGGTGGAGCAGCTCAAATGCATCACCGGGCAGAAATATTTCGACGCCGACTTCCCCAGCCGGGTCAAAGCGGTTTATATCGATCTGCTGCCGGACTACCCGCGTTTCGAGATAGCCGAAAGCTTTTTTAACTCGGTCTACTGCCGGCTGTTCAAGCATCGCGATCTGACGCCGGACAAGCTGTTCGTGTTCAGTTCGCAACCGGAACGGCGCTTTCGCGACATTCCGCGTCCGCTGGCGCGCGATTTCACCTCCAATGGCGATCTGCCGGCGATGCTGCGCAGCGTGCTGAGCGATCTGCCGCTGCGGTTGCCGTGGGAAGATTTGACGCGCGATATTCGCTATATCACCCAGGCGCTGCAGCGCGCCTTCAGTCCGCAGCAACTGGCGGGGGCCACCTTTCAGATCGCCAACGAACTGTTCTATCGCAACAAGGCCGCCTGGCTGGTCGGCAAGCTGCGCCTGGCTGACGGCGTTTATCCGTTCTTGCTGCCGATCCACCACAGCGAGTCGGGCGCGCTGTTTATCGATGCCTGCCTGACCGGTAAGGCTGAGGCCAGCATCGTCTTCGGCTTCGCCCGTTCTTATTTCATGGTCTACGCGCCGCTGCCGGCGGCGATGGTCGAGTGGCTGCGCGAGATCCTGCCGGGCAAGACCACCGCCGAGCTGTACATGGCGATCGGCTGCCAGAAGCACGGCAAAACTGAATGCTACCGCGAATACCTGACCTTTATGGCGCAGTCGCAGGAGCAGTTCATCATCGCGCCGGGGGTGAAGGGCATGGTGATGCTGGTGTTTACCCTGCCGTCCTTCGATCGGGTGTTTAAAGTGATCAAGGACGAATTCGCCCCGCAAAAAGAGGTGACGCAGGCGCAGGTGATGGCTTGCTATCAGCTGGTGAAAGAGCACGATCGCGTCGGGCGTATGGCGGATACCCAGGAGTACGAAAATTTCGTCGTCGACAAGGCGCGCCTCAGCCCGGAACTGTTGGCGGAGCTGCGGCGCGAAGTGCCGGGCAAACTGGAAGATCTCGGCGATCGCATTGTGATTAAGCACCTGTATATGGAACGGCGCATGACGCCGCTGAATCTGTATCTGGAGCAGGCCAACGACCAGCAGATGCGCGATGCGATTGAAGAGTACGGCAACGCGATCAAGCAGTTAGCCGCCGCCAATATCTTCCCCGGCGACATGCTGTTCAAGAACTTTGGCGTGACGCGCCACGGGCGGGTGGTGTTCTATGACTACGACGAGATTTGCTACATGACCGAGGTCAACTTCCGCGATATCCCGCCGCCGCGTTATCCGGAAGATGAGTTGGCCAGCGAGCCGTGGTACAGCATCGCGCCCAACGACGTGTTCCCGGAAGAGTTCCGCCACTTTCTGTGCGGCGATCGGCGCATTCGGCAGGTGTTTGAAGAGCTGCACAGCGATCTGTTTACCGCGGAGTATTGGCGCGGGTTGCAGCAGCGCATCCGCGAAGGGCATGTGGAAGACGTATTTGCTTATCGCAAGAAGCAGCGGTTCAGCCAGCGCAGCGGGGCGGCGCTGCCGGCCGCCACCGCTGCGATGTAA
- a CDS encoding bifunctional 4-hydroxy-2-oxoglutarate aldolase/2-dehydro-3-deoxy-phosphogluconate aldolase, whose translation MNKWTTSAEQILTAGPVVPVIVINKLEHAVPLAKALVAGGVRVLEVTLRTACAMDAIRAIAQEVPEAIIGAGTVINPQQLREVTEAGAQFAISPGLTDELLKAATAGSIPLIPGISTVSELMQGMDYGLREFKFFPAEANGGVKALQAIGGPFPQVRFCPTGGISPDNYRSYLALKSVLCIGGSWLVPADALESGDYARITELARAAVAGAEA comes from the coding sequence ATGAACAAGTGGACAACAAGCGCCGAGCAGATCCTGACGGCGGGGCCGGTGGTGCCGGTCATCGTGATCAACAAGCTGGAACATGCGGTGCCGTTGGCGAAAGCGTTGGTCGCCGGCGGTGTGCGGGTGCTGGAGGTGACGCTGCGCACCGCCTGCGCCATGGACGCCATTCGCGCCATCGCCCAAGAGGTGCCGGAAGCGATCATCGGCGCCGGTACGGTGATCAATCCGCAGCAGCTGCGGGAAGTGACCGAAGCCGGTGCGCAGTTCGCCATCAGCCCAGGCCTGACCGACGAGCTGCTCAAAGCCGCCACCGCCGGTTCCATTCCCTTGATCCCGGGCATCAGCACCGTTTCCGAACTGATGCAGGGCATGGATTACGGCCTGCGCGAGTTTAAATTCTTCCCGGCGGAAGCCAACGGCGGCGTAAAAGCGCTGCAGGCGATCGGCGGCCCGTTCCCGCAGGTGCGCTTCTGCCCGACCGGCGGCATCTCACCGGACAACTACCGCAGCTATCTGGCGCTGAAAAGCGTGCTGTGCATCGGCGGCTCCTGGCTGGTGCCGGCGGACGCGCTCGAAAGCGGCGACTACGCGCGCATCACTGAACTGGCGCGCGCCGCCGTCGCGGGCGCCGAGGCCTGA
- the edd gene encoding phosphogluconate dehydratase, whose protein sequence is MINPTLSRVTQRIIDRSQASRAAYLARIEAARSQTVHRAQLACGNLAHGFAACQPDDKASLKNMVRSDIAIITAYNDMLSAHQPYEHYPQRLKQALKAVGAVGQVAGGVPAMCDGVTQGQDGMELSLMSRDVIAMSAAVGLSHNMFDGALFLGICDKIVPGLVMAALSFGHLPALFVPAGPMSSGLPNKEKVRVRQLYAEGKADRLALLEAEAASYHGIGTCTFYGTANTNQMVMEVMGLHLPGASFVHPDTPLRDALNDAAARQVTRLTDTAGSYLPIGRLVDEKVVVNGIVSLLATGGSTNLTMHLVAMARAAGIIITWDDFSELSEAVPLLCRIYPNGPADINQFQAAGGVPLVVRELLQHGLLHEDVHTVAGFGLRRYTQEPWLDNGQLVWREGVAGSLDASVIASVAQPFEHHGGTKVMAGNLGRAVMKTSAVPADNQIIEAPAVVFDSQHDIVPAFEAGKLDRDCVVVVRFQGPQANGMPELHKLMPPLGVLMDRGFKVALVTDGRLSGASGKVPSAIHVTPEAYTGGLLAKVRDGDPIRVNGRSGELQVLVDADELARRTPCQPDLSAEHIGCGRELFGALRSQLSGAEQGACCIKF, encoded by the coding sequence ATGATTAATCCAACCTTGTCCCGTGTCACACAGCGCATCATCGACCGTTCCCAGGCCAGCCGCGCCGCCTATCTGGCGCGTATCGAGGCGGCCCGCTCCCAAACCGTCCACCGCGCGCAGCTCGCCTGCGGCAACCTGGCCCACGGTTTCGCCGCCTGTCAGCCCGATGACAAGGCGTCGCTGAAAAACATGGTGCGCAGCGATATCGCCATCATCACCGCCTACAACGACATGCTATCGGCCCACCAGCCGTACGAACATTACCCACAGCGGCTGAAACAGGCGCTGAAGGCGGTGGGCGCCGTGGGCCAGGTGGCCGGCGGCGTGCCGGCGATGTGCGACGGCGTGACGCAGGGGCAGGACGGCATGGAGCTGTCGCTGATGAGCCGTGACGTGATCGCCATGTCGGCCGCCGTCGGCCTGTCGCACAATATGTTCGACGGCGCGCTGTTCCTCGGCATCTGCGACAAGATCGTGCCGGGGCTGGTGATGGCCGCCCTCTCCTTCGGCCACCTGCCTGCGCTGTTCGTGCCGGCCGGCCCGATGAGCAGCGGCCTGCCGAACAAGGAAAAAGTGCGCGTGCGCCAGCTGTACGCCGAGGGCAAAGCCGACCGTTTGGCGTTGCTGGAAGCCGAGGCTGCCTCTTATCACGGCATCGGCACCTGCACCTTCTACGGCACCGCCAACACCAACCAGATGGTGATGGAAGTGATGGGTCTGCATCTGCCGGGCGCCTCCTTCGTCCATCCTGACACGCCGCTGCGCGACGCGCTGAACGACGCCGCCGCGCGCCAGGTGACCCGACTGACCGATACCGCCGGCAGCTACCTGCCGATCGGCCGCCTGGTGGACGAGAAAGTGGTGGTGAACGGCATTGTCTCACTGCTGGCGACCGGCGGCTCAACCAACCTGACCATGCATCTGGTGGCGATGGCGCGCGCGGCGGGCATCATCATCACCTGGGATGATTTCTCGGAGCTGTCGGAGGCGGTGCCGCTGCTGTGCCGCATCTACCCGAACGGCCCGGCCGACATCAACCAATTCCAGGCCGCCGGCGGCGTGCCGCTGGTGGTGCGTGAGCTGCTGCAACACGGCCTGCTGCACGAAGACGTGCACACCGTGGCCGGTTTCGGCCTGCGCCGCTACACCCAGGAACCGTGGCTGGACAACGGCCAACTGGTATGGCGCGAAGGCGTGGCCGGCTCGCTCGACGCCAGCGTGATCGCCAGCGTGGCCCAGCCGTTCGAACATCACGGCGGCACCAAAGTGATGGCCGGCAATCTGGGCCGCGCGGTGATGAAAACCTCGGCGGTGCCCGCCGACAACCAGATCATCGAAGCGCCGGCGGTGGTGTTCGACAGCCAGCACGATATCGTGCCGGCGTTCGAAGCCGGCAAGCTGGATCGCGATTGCGTGGTGGTGGTGCGCTTCCAGGGGCCGCAGGCCAACGGCATGCCCGAGTTGCACAAGCTGATGCCGCCGCTGGGTGTGCTGATGGATCGCGGCTTCAAAGTGGCGCTGGTGACCGACGGCCGCCTGTCCGGCGCCTCCGGCAAGGTGCCTTCCGCCATTCACGTCACCCCGGAAGCCTATACCGGCGGCCTGCTGGCGAAAGTGCGCGACGGCGATCCGATCCGCGTCAACGGCCGCAGCGGCGAACTGCAGGTGCTGGTCGACGCCGACGAGTTGGCGCGGCGCACGCCATGCCAACCCGATCTGAGCGCGGAACACATCGGCTGCGGGCGCGAGCTGTTCGGCGCGCTGCGCAGCCAGCTGTCAGGCGCCGAGCAGGGCGCCTGCTGCATCAAATTTTAA
- the gntU gene encoding gluconate transporter, with protein MSTVTLVGTAVGSVLLLLFLVMKARMHAFVALMLVSIAAGIFSGMPLEHIADTMQKGMGDTLGFLAIVVALGAMFGKILHEVGALDQIAAQLLKRFGQSKAHYALGIAGLICALPLFFDVAVVLLIGIVFAVARRTDGNIVKLAIPLFAGVAAAASFLLPGPVPMLLASQMKADFGWMIAIGLVAAVIGMLIAGPLYGSFISRFVNWPMPPEENEPTLTKGNLPSFGFSLALVLCPLVLVGMKTIGARLVTPGSQLQQWLEFIGHPFTAILLACLIVIYGLAKPRGMSNEQTLAICSAAVQPAGIILLMTGAGGVFKQILVDSGVGPALGDAMIGAGLPIAVAAFALSAMVRVIQGSATVACLTTVGLVLPVTSQLGLSGGQLAALAICIAGGSIVLSHVNDAGFWLFGKFTGANELQTLKTWTVMETILGSVGGAIGMIAFTMF; from the coding sequence GTGAGTACTGTAACGCTGGTCGGTACCGCAGTCGGCTCGGTTTTACTGCTGTTATTCCTGGTGATGAAGGCGCGCATGCACGCCTTCGTCGCGCTGATGCTGGTGTCCATCGCCGCCGGCATTTTCTCCGGCATGCCGCTGGAACACATCGCCGACACCATGCAAAAAGGCATGGGCGACACGCTGGGCTTCCTGGCGATCGTGGTGGCGCTCGGGGCGATGTTCGGCAAGATCCTGCATGAGGTCGGCGCGCTCGATCAAATTGCGGCGCAATTGCTGAAACGATTCGGACAAAGCAAGGCGCACTACGCGCTCGGCATCGCCGGGCTGATCTGCGCGCTGCCGCTGTTCTTCGACGTGGCGGTGGTGCTGCTGATCGGCATCGTGTTCGCCGTGGCGCGCCGCACCGACGGCAATATCGTCAAGCTGGCTATTCCGCTGTTCGCCGGCGTGGCCGCCGCCGCCTCCTTCCTGCTGCCGGGGCCGGTGCCGATGCTGCTGGCGTCGCAGATGAAGGCCGATTTCGGCTGGATGATCGCCATCGGCCTGGTGGCGGCGGTGATCGGCATGCTGATCGCCGGCCCGCTGTACGGCAGCTTTATCAGCCGTTTCGTCAACTGGCCGATGCCGCCGGAAGAGAATGAGCCGACGCTGACCAAGGGTAATCTGCCGTCGTTCGGCTTCAGCCTGGCGCTGGTGCTGTGCCCGCTGGTGCTGGTCGGCATGAAAACCATCGGCGCGCGGCTGGTCACCCCCGGCTCGCAGCTGCAGCAGTGGCTGGAGTTTATCGGCCACCCGTTCACCGCCATCCTGCTGGCCTGCCTGATCGTGATTTACGGCCTGGCGAAACCGCGCGGCATGAGCAACGAACAGACGCTGGCCATCTGCTCCGCCGCGGTGCAGCCGGCCGGGATCATCCTGCTGATGACCGGCGCCGGCGGAGTGTTCAAGCAGATCCTGGTGGATTCCGGCGTCGGGCCGGCGCTGGGTGACGCCATGATCGGCGCCGGCCTGCCGATCGCCGTAGCCGCATTCGCGTTGTCCGCCATGGTGCGGGTGATCCAGGGCTCGGCCACCGTCGCCTGCCTGACCACCGTCGGCCTGGTGCTGCCGGTCACCAGCCAGCTTGGGCTCAGCGGCGGGCAACTGGCCGCGCTGGCCATCTGCATTGCCGGCGGCTCCATCGTGCTGAGCCACGTCAACGACGCCGGCTTCTGGCTGTTCGGCAAATTCACCGGCGCCAACGAACTGCAAACGCTGAAAACCTGGACGGTGATGGAAACCATTCTGGGCAGCGTCGGCGGCGCCATCGGCATGATTGCATTCACGATGTTTTAA
- the gntK gene encoding gluconokinase, giving the protein MTNNQNRIYVVMGVSGSGKSAVAAAAARQLSAGFLDGDFLHPRSNILKMAAGEALNDDDRAPWLAALNDAAFAMQRTNNVSIIVCSALKKQYRDRLRAGNGNLSFIYLHGEFPVIESRLAARNGHFFKPQMLVTQFAALEQPGADENDVMAIDINQPLDAVIADTVRHIQSFLPQDVCA; this is encoded by the coding sequence ATGACCAACAATCAAAATCGCATTTACGTCGTTATGGGCGTTTCCGGCAGCGGCAAGTCCGCCGTCGCCGCCGCCGCGGCCCGCCAACTCTCCGCCGGCTTCCTCGACGGCGACTTCCTGCACCCACGCAGCAACATCCTGAAGATGGCCGCCGGCGAGGCGTTGAACGACGACGATCGCGCGCCGTGGCTGGCCGCGCTCAACGACGCCGCCTTCGCCATGCAGCGCACCAACAACGTGTCGATCATCGTCTGCTCGGCGTTGAAAAAGCAGTATCGCGACCGCCTGCGCGCCGGCAACGGCAACCTGTCGTTCATCTATCTGCACGGCGAGTTCCCGGTGATCGAATCCCGCCTGGCGGCGCGCAACGGCCACTTCTTCAAGCCGCAGATGCTGGTCACCCAGTTCGCCGCGCTGGAGCAGCCGGGCGCCGACGAGAACGACGTGATGGCGATCGACATCAATCAGCCGCTGGACGCTGTGATCGCCGATACCGTGCGCCATATCCAAAGTTTCCTGCCGCAGGACGTGTGCGCGTGA
- the iclR gene encoding glyoxylate bypass operon transcriptional repressor IclR, with amino-acid sequence MATPAPAKRGKKPRAAAPAASAATGQVQSLTRGLKLLEYISEAQGNVALTDLAQQAGLPNSTTHRLLTTMQQQGFVRQVGDLGLWTIGSHAFVVGSSFLQSRNLLAMVHPTLRRLMEESGETVNLAVLDTSEYQAIIIDQVQCTALMRMSAPIGGKLPMHASGAGKAFLATLPDDQVTKLLHKKGMHTYTPHTLTPHNLKEGLAQIRKQGFSFDDEEHALGLRCVAACIFDEHREAFAAISISGPVSRITDDRVIELGALVIHAAKEISLAYGGVR; translated from the coding sequence ATGGCCACCCCTGCTCCCGCCAAGCGCGGCAAGAAGCCCCGCGCAGCAGCCCCCGCCGCCAGTGCGGCGACCGGTCAGGTACAATCGTTGACCCGTGGCCTGAAACTGTTGGAATACATTTCGGAAGCCCAGGGCAACGTGGCCCTGACCGATCTGGCCCAGCAAGCCGGCCTGCCGAACTCCACCACTCACCGCCTGCTCACCACCATGCAGCAGCAGGGATTCGTGCGCCAGGTCGGCGATCTCGGCCTGTGGACCATCGGTTCGCACGCCTTTGTGGTCGGCAGCAGCTTCCTGCAAAGCCGCAACCTGCTGGCGATGGTGCATCCGACGCTGCGCCGCCTGATGGAAGAGTCCGGCGAAACCGTCAACCTGGCGGTGCTGGATACCAGCGAGTACCAGGCGATCATCATCGATCAGGTGCAGTGCACGGCGCTGATGCGCATGTCGGCGCCGATCGGCGGCAAACTGCCGATGCACGCCTCCGGCGCCGGTAAAGCGTTCCTCGCCACCCTGCCGGACGATCAGGTGACCAAACTGCTGCACAAGAAAGGCATGCACACCTACACGCCGCATACCCTGACGCCGCACAACCTGAAAGAGGGGCTGGCGCAGATCCGCAAGCAGGGCTTCTCCTTTGACGACGAAGAGCACGCGCTCGGGCTGCGCTGCGTGGCGGCCTGCATCTTCGACGAGCACCGCGAAGCCTTCGCCGCCATTTCCATCTCCGGCCCGGTGTCGCGCATCACCGACGATCGCGTGATCGAGCTGGGCGCGCTGGTGATCCACGCGGCGAAAGAGATCAGCCTGGCCTACGGCGGCGTGCGTTAA